From the genome of Proteus vulgaris, one region includes:
- the cspE gene encoding transcription antiterminator/RNA stability regulator CspE — protein MSNTMTGTVKWFDEGKGFGFITPADGSKDVFVHFSAIQSDNFKTLAEGQQVSFTMENGMKGPAAGNVVAL, from the coding sequence ATGTCTAATACAATGACTGGTACAGTAAAATGGTTCGATGAAGGTAAAGGTTTTGGTTTTATTACTCCAGCTGATGGCAGCAAAGATGTATTCGTACATTTCTCTGCAATCCAAAGTGATAACTTCAAAACATTAGCGGAAGGCCAACAAGTTTCATTCACCATGGAAAATGGTATGAAAGGCCCAGCAGCAGGCAACGTGGTGGCTCTCTAA
- a CDS encoding Hsp20 family protein, translated as MPNIKPFSLFPTLSDNLLSNRFDQIDRLFSQLTGSKPIASPVQTYNLKQIDDNHYELTVSVPGYQEDDLSVSLKGSRLLIEGKKEEKSEEDNDKWIHRGISQGQFTLQFDLGKNVKIEKANLSSGLLTIAIEYELPEEEKRQTIAIENKDKK; from the coding sequence ATGCCTAACATTAAACCTTTTTCATTATTCCCAACATTATCTGATAACTTACTTTCAAACCGTTTTGATCAGATAGATCGCCTGTTTAGTCAGTTAACAGGCAGTAAGCCTATTGCATCACCTGTACAGACTTATAACCTGAAACAGATTGATGATAACCATTATGAACTGACAGTCAGTGTGCCTGGATATCAAGAAGATGACTTATCGGTTTCATTAAAAGGAAGCCGTTTATTGATTGAAGGGAAAAAAGAAGAAAAATCAGAAGAAGACAATGATAAATGGATCCACCGAGGTATATCTCAAGGACAATTTACGTTGCAATTTGACCTCGGTAAAAATGTTAAAATAGAAAAAGCCAATTTATCAAGTGGACTTCTGACTATTGCTATTGAGTATGAGTTACCGGAAGAAGAAAAACGGCAAACAATAGCGATAGAGAATAAAGATAAAAAATAA
- a CDS encoding IS30 family transposase, producing MKPRKRIYYTPEQKAIIWDRYKQGDSLHEIARMFDRYHSSIMPTIYQTGGFRPPVRKRHRLSLSLDEREEISRGLAEKCSIREIAKKISRAPSTVSREIRRHGGLTNYRAAKADKKAWDNALRPKACKLSQNPTLCKIIAEKMHQGWSPEQIAGWLKRNNPDAQEMNVSHETIYKTLFIQTRGALKKELQQYLRSRRTVRKSRTTSLKGKGLGSIPNAVPISERPSTVADRAIPGHWEGDLIQGSKNSYIVTLVERHSRYVMLAKISDNKTTTVIATLIKQAQQLSVELYKTLTWDRGVEMTNHAVFTVATDIQVYFCDPQSPWQRGSNENTNRLLRQYFPKGTDLSVHSQQRLDSIARQLNERPRKTLGYESPAERFNQCVASTD from the coding sequence ATGAAGCCAAGAAAACGTATTTACTATACACCTGAACAAAAAGCGATTATTTGGGACAGATATAAACAAGGTGATTCTTTACATGAGATAGCAAGAATGTTTGATAGATACCATTCTTCTATTATGCCCACTATTTATCAAACGGGTGGCTTCCGTCCTCCTGTCCGTAAACGCCACAGGTTATCGCTTTCGCTTGATGAAAGAGAAGAAATATCGAGAGGATTAGCAGAAAAGTGCAGTATCAGGGAGATAGCTAAAAAAATATCAAGAGCCCCTTCAACTGTTAGTCGTGAGATCCGCAGACATGGTGGATTAACCAACTACCGTGCAGCAAAAGCGGATAAAAAAGCATGGGATAATGCCTTGAGACCCAAAGCTTGTAAATTAAGTCAAAACCCTACATTGTGTAAAATAATCGCAGAAAAAATGCATCAAGGCTGGTCGCCTGAGCAAATTGCTGGCTGGCTGAAACGCAATAATCCAGATGCTCAGGAGATGAATGTGTCTCACGAAACGATTTATAAAACACTTTTTATACAAACTCGGGGAGCTTTAAAAAAAGAGTTACAGCAATATCTTAGAAGCAGAAGAACGGTACGAAAATCTAGAACCACATCACTTAAAGGAAAAGGATTAGGCTCAATCCCTAATGCCGTTCCTATAAGTGAAAGACCATCGACTGTTGCGGATAGAGCAATTCCAGGCCACTGGGAAGGGGATCTAATTCAAGGCTCTAAAAATTCTTATATTGTCACTTTAGTAGAACGCCATTCACGTTATGTTATGCTAGCTAAAATCAGTGATAATAAAACAACAACGGTGATAGCCACTCTCATTAAACAGGCTCAGCAATTATCCGTTGAACTATATAAAACATTAACTTGGGACAGAGGTGTTGAAATGACCAATCATGCAGTATTTACTGTAGCGACTGATATTCAAGTCTACTTCTGCGATCCTCAGTCTCCGTGGCAACGTGGTTCAAACGAAAATACGAACCGATTGCTCAGACAATATTTTCCCAAAGGTACTGATTTATCCGTTCATAGCCAGCAACGGTTAGACAGCATAGCTAGACAACTCAACGAGAGGCCAAGAAAAACGCTAGGTTACGAATCACCAGCAGAACGATTTAACCAGTGTGTTGCATCCACCGATTGA
- a CDS encoding AAA family ATPase, whose protein sequence is MFSQVDIDNFGSFTKLSWRNSLKDTGNNVQNFKRLNILYGRNYSGKTTLSRIFRALETGRIPHNFVDPNFIIRGDNGDVTQANLVGHSYDVRVYNRDFVSDNLSFLVNQSDGEIKTFAIVGEKNKEIEDAIIAIQTKLGSVESKAGLRHELEVKKKERDRTKGIHKTASDALEGKLRSHANSKIKLNRIYGPAVYNIDSIKRDISSVKKPSFIPLTTEEQATKVNLLKQEALPDITDTVSLSLNIESISKEAEELLSRLIKPTLPIQELLNEAALQTWVKQGIPLHKDKRDTCAFCRQSLPHDIWQVLDSHFSKESSDLESCIDSCLSSIATEIQAIPNFLALTGDKFYAEEKILFEASKRKLDNYLKVYMQDLKALKAALDKRKNTIFQQVAIPVYIHDPIAIQQCVGDINDLIARNNSRTSSLGKDKNIARESLRLTDVASFIGDITYDAELTRIASLKTDSDTANTVFTEAQLEIIKQEAEVTRLLGQQKDERKGAKRVNDLLSHFFGHDGIKLAAKDNIENNSVKFEITRDGKSAYNLSEGECSLIAFCYFIAKLEEPDSKGKDLIIYIDDPISSLDGNHIFFMFSLIESLIAKPIKNADGTNSYRYKQLFISTHNLDFLKYLKKISFPNEKNHGGYQHFIVERNEGASQISLMPSYLRDYITEFNYLFHQIYKCRNQGVANESHEPFYGFGNNLRKFLEAFLFFKFPHQDDKNDAFERIKKFFGEEDPTAIALVNRLNNEFSHLESIPDRGFKPVEIPEISKVANYVLDKIYTADPHQYNALLKSIGEPPRTP, encoded by the coding sequence ATGTTCAGTCAGGTTGACATTGATAATTTTGGTAGTTTCACAAAACTTAGTTGGAGAAATAGCCTTAAAGATACAGGTAATAATGTCCAGAATTTCAAGAGGCTCAACATTCTCTATGGACGAAACTACTCTGGTAAAACTACACTCTCGCGAATTTTCCGTGCTTTGGAAACAGGACGCATTCCACACAACTTTGTGGATCCAAATTTTATTATTCGCGGTGATAACGGTGATGTAACACAGGCAAACCTTGTCGGTCATAGCTACGATGTTCGGGTCTACAATCGAGACTTTGTGAGCGATAACCTAAGCTTTTTGGTCAATCAAAGCGACGGAGAGATCAAGACGTTTGCTATCGTTGGTGAAAAGAATAAAGAGATCGAAGATGCCATTATCGCAATCCAAACTAAGTTAGGCAGTGTTGAGTCGAAGGCAGGCCTCCGACATGAACTTGAAGTTAAAAAGAAAGAACGAGATCGAACGAAAGGCATTCATAAAACTGCGTCTGATGCTCTGGAAGGCAAACTTCGTTCTCATGCCAACAGTAAGATTAAGCTGAATCGCATCTACGGCCCTGCTGTTTACAATATAGACAGTATCAAAAGAGACATTAGCTCTGTCAAAAAACCTAGCTTCATACCGCTGACAACCGAAGAACAAGCTACCAAGGTCAACCTCTTGAAGCAAGAGGCCCTACCTGATATTACCGATACCGTATCATTAAGCCTCAACATAGAATCAATAAGCAAGGAAGCTGAAGAACTCCTTTCAAGATTGATTAAGCCAACCCTGCCAATTCAGGAACTGTTGAATGAGGCGGCTCTTCAAACGTGGGTAAAGCAAGGCATACCGCTACATAAAGATAAACGAGACACTTGCGCCTTCTGTCGCCAAAGCCTTCCCCATGACATCTGGCAGGTATTAGACTCTCACTTTAGTAAGGAATCCTCGGATCTGGAGTCGTGTATCGATTCATGCCTGTCTTCCATCGCCACAGAAATCCAAGCCATTCCTAACTTTTTGGCTTTGACTGGTGATAAGTTCTATGCAGAAGAAAAAATCTTATTTGAAGCTAGCAAGAGAAAACTTGATAATTACCTGAAAGTTTACATGCAGGATCTCAAAGCTCTGAAGGCTGCATTGGATAAGAGAAAGAACACCATTTTTCAGCAGGTTGCCATACCTGTCTACATTCACGACCCGATTGCAATTCAGCAATGCGTGGGCGACATCAATGACCTGATCGCTAGAAATAACAGCCGTACAAGTTCACTGGGAAAAGATAAAAATATTGCACGCGAATCTCTTCGACTTACCGATGTAGCTTCCTTTATTGGAGACATTACCTACGATGCTGAGTTAACGCGTATTGCCAGTCTCAAAACAGATTCTGACACTGCAAACACTGTATTTACCGAGGCACAACTCGAAATTATCAAACAAGAGGCTGAAGTGACCCGCCTACTGGGCCAACAGAAGGATGAACGCAAGGGCGCGAAGCGAGTGAATGACTTGCTTAGTCACTTCTTTGGTCACGATGGCATCAAACTTGCCGCTAAGGACAATATTGAGAATAATTCAGTTAAGTTTGAAATCACCAGAGATGGTAAATCAGCCTACAACTTGAGTGAAGGCGAATGCAGTCTGATTGCTTTCTGTTACTTCATAGCCAAGCTAGAGGAGCCGGACAGCAAAGGCAAGGATCTGATCATTTATATAGATGACCCAATTTCCAGCCTAGACGGGAATCACATCTTCTTCATGTTCAGTTTGATTGAAAGCCTGATTGCGAAACCCATCAAGAATGCAGACGGAACAAACAGCTATCGCTACAAGCAGCTTTTCATATCCACCCACAACCTAGATTTCTTGAAATATCTAAAGAAAATATCATTTCCTAATGAGAAGAATCACGGTGGATACCAACATTTCATCGTGGAGAGAAACGAAGGGGCAAGTCAGATTTCATTGATGCCTTCATATCTGCGAGACTACATCACTGAATTCAACTACCTATTTCATCAGATCTACAAGTGCCGCAATCAAGGTGTAGCGAATGAATCTCATGAACCATTCTATGGATTCGGCAACAACCTCCGTAAGTTTCTTGAGGCATTTTTATTCTTTAAGTTCCCGCATCAAGATGACAAAAACGATGCCTTCGAGAGAATCAAGAAATTCTTTGGCGAAGAAGATCCGACTGCAATAGCTCTTGTGAATAGACTTAACAACGAATTTTCACATCTTGAATCGATCCCAGATCGTGGATTCAAACCTGTGGAGATTCCAGAAATTTCCAAGGTGGCAAATTACGTATTGGACAAGATTTATACGGCAGATCCGCATCAATACAATGCGCTGTTGAAGAGCATAGGTGAACCACCTAGGACACCTTAG
- a CDS encoding bacteriophage protein — MRMEKLTNVTYGTAGLTAFFASLSLYEWGFVIGMAFSMVLGLATYFMTRREQRKRTQLFEELVRHVDPQNPTETLKRLAELMVKAPKDI, encoded by the coding sequence ATGCGTATGGAAAAATTAACCAATGTAACTTATGGAACAGCAGGCCTAACGGCCTTTTTTGCCAGTCTCTCATTATATGAATGGGGATTTGTTATCGGGATGGCGTTTAGCATGGTTTTAGGTTTAGCCACTTATTTTATGACTCGTCGAGAACAACGAAAACGCACTCAATTATTTGAAGAGCTTGTTCGTCATGTTGACCCACAAAACCCGACCGAAACCTTAAAAAGGCTTGCTGAATTAATGGTAAAAGCGCCAAAGGATATTTAA
- a CDS encoding lysozyme, with protein MSLKQKIAALTTAGATAIALVVIAHFEGVRYEPYRDVAGVLTVCYGHTSKDIIQGKRYTQQECDALLQNDFIKTQQQVDALIKVPLDDYTKAALYSFAFNVGTTAFARSTLLKKLNAGDRAGACEEMKRWVYAGGKVWRGLVSRREAESALCHGNL; from the coding sequence ATGTCTCTCAAACAGAAAATAGCTGCGCTAACAACAGCAGGAGCCACAGCAATAGCGTTAGTAGTAATAGCACATTTTGAAGGTGTACGTTATGAACCTTATCGTGATGTGGCAGGTGTTTTGACGGTTTGTTATGGGCATACAAGCAAAGACATTATTCAGGGTAAGAGATACACACAACAAGAATGTGATGCGTTATTACAAAACGATTTTATTAAGACACAACAGCAAGTCGATGCATTAATCAAAGTACCACTTGATGACTACACCAAAGCTGCTTTATATTCCTTTGCTTTTAATGTGGGAACAACTGCATTTGCTCGCTCAACATTACTCAAGAAACTAAATGCAGGTGATAGAGCTGGTGCCTGTGAAGAAATGAAACGTTGGGTATATGCGGGTGGAAAGGTTTGGCGAGGGCTTGTCAGTCGTCGAGAGGCGGAGTCAGCACTATGTCATGGAAACCTTTAA
- a CDS encoding lysis protein, with amino-acid sequence MKYGKLYAVIAMVGIIVGGYWVINRQANRINLLVETNKELTIALEEQKSINTDYQARIMRLNQLDIQYTQELANAKNEISRLRDISERHPERVYIKAECPKSETTPATSMDDATTTRPTDTAIRNYWLLRERIAESEQMILGLQDYIRVVCIR; translated from the coding sequence ATGAAATACGGAAAACTCTATGCCGTCATCGCGATGGTAGGCATTATTGTGGGTGGCTATTGGGTGATTAACAGGCAAGCTAACAGAATTAATCTGTTAGTAGAAACAAACAAAGAACTAACGATTGCTCTCGAAGAACAAAAGTCTATTAATACTGATTATCAAGCACGCATAATGCGATTAAACCAACTGGATATTCAATATACGCAGGAGCTAGCGAATGCTAAGAATGAAATTAGTCGCTTGCGTGATATTAGCGAGCGTCATCCTGAGCGGGTGTATATCAAAGCCGAGTGTCCCAAAAGTGAAACCACTCCCGCCACCAGCATGGATGATGCAACCACCACCAGACCTACTGACACCGCTATCCGAAATTATTGGTTACTCAGAGAGCGAATTGCAGAGTCAGAGCAAATGATATTGGGACTGCAAGATTACATTAGAGTGGTGTGTATACGATGA
- a CDS encoding IS3 family transposase (programmed frameshift): MKPITKRTQRDYSLAFKLQLVDQVEKGEITYKQAQDHYGIQGCSTVLVWLRKHGRLDWSNGTPDTFYRGSAMTQSSEQQTPEQRIKILEKELEEARLKSDFFEAVVKVMDRDFGGSFVKKAQSRVIKEKTVKNLTVTIACRFMQISRQAYYKRLDRTEERKKADSAIIDVVKSERVLQPRLGGRKLHFILKQKQMVIGRDRLFSLLKEHQLLVPNKRAYHRTTLSHHRFHRHPNLIKSGFIPTQPEQLWVADITYLSTHEGDTYLSLITDAYSRKIVGYHLDNNMKTSSVKKSLVQALKKRTSTTSLIHHSDRGIQYCSSEYQEIHKEHNIQCSMTDGYDCYQNALAERINGTLKMEYLLIKPSNLEQARKLVEESIQLYNEKRPHLSLNYKTPDEVHRAFYA; the protein is encoded by the exons ATGAAACCAATCACTAAACGAACTCAACGCGATTATTCTCTCGCTTTTAAATTACAGCTTGTTGACCAAGTTGAAAAAGGCGAAATAACCTATAAACAAGCCCAAGATCACTATGGTATACAAGGATGCTCTACTGTTTTAGTTTGGCTTCGTAAGCATGGTAGGTTAGATTGGTCAAACGGTACCCCTGATACTTTTTATAGAGGTTCAGCTATGACCCAATCTTCTGAACAACAAACGCCGGAACAACGCATTAAGATCCTTGAAAAGGAACTTGAAGAAGCTCGGCTTAAATCCGATTTTTTCGAAGCTGTGGTTAAAGTCATGGATAGAGACTTTGGAG GTTCGTTTGTCAAAAAAGCGCAAAGCCGAGTTATTAAAGAAAAAACGGTTAAAAACCTCACCGTAACAATTGCTTGCCGTTTTATGCAGATCAGCCGACAGGCTTATTACAAGAGGCTGGATAGAACTGAGGAACGAAAGAAAGCAGATTCGGCCATTATTGATGTTGTTAAATCTGAACGAGTCTTACAACCTCGACTGGGTGGGCGTAAATTACATTTTATTTTAAAGCAAAAACAGATGGTTATTGGTCGTGATCGGCTATTTTCTTTATTGAAAGAACATCAGTTACTGGTGCCTAATAAACGGGCTTATCATCGAACAACCTTAAGCCATCATCGTTTTCATCGGCATCCAAATTTAATTAAGTCAGGGTTTATCCCCACACAACCAGAACAGCTTTGGGTGGCAGATATTACCTATTTATCGACGCATGAAGGTGATACTTATTTAAGTTTAATTACGGATGCGTATTCACGAAAAATCGTGGGATATCATTTAGATAACAATATGAAAACAAGTTCAGTGAAGAAATCGTTGGTTCAGGCGTTAAAAAAACGGACTTCGACAACTTCGTTAATCCATCATTCAGATCGAGGGATACAGTATTGTTCTTCGGAATATCAGGAGATACATAAAGAGCATAATATTCAATGTTCTATGACTGATGGGTATGATTGTTATCAAAATGCCTTAGCAGAACGAATTAATGGAACATTAAAAATGGAGTATCTACTGATAAAACCGAGTAATCTAGAACAAGCAAGAAAATTAGTAGAAGAATCAATTCAACTCTATAATGAAAAACGGCCACACTTATCGTTAAACTATAAAACGCCCGATGAAGTACATCGAGCGTTTTATGCCTGA
- a CDS encoding KTSC domain-containing protein, protein MNRVPVSSSNLHSVGYDQATQTLEIAFHSGGVYQYLNVPPKIHQDLMNASSKGQYFDVNIKKANYKFRKIG, encoded by the coding sequence TTGAATCGTGTTCCCGTCTCATCTTCAAACCTTCATTCTGTTGGTTACGATCAAGCGACTCAAACCTTGGAAATAGCGTTCCATAGTGGCGGTGTTTATCAATACTTAAATGTTCCACCCAAAATTCATCAAGACTTAATGAATGCAAGTTCAAAAGGTCAATATTTTGATGTGAATATTAAAAAAGCAAACTATAAGTTTCGTAAAATTGGATGA
- a CDS encoding lysis protein gives MNRLNDANKELASRLKELVNINYDYRKRVTLLNQLDIKHTKELVNAKKEIDGLRILADRNPKRMNIRAECPSRIITKFTSSMDDAMPTRPTDTALRNYWLFRERIAKSERMIKGLQEYIRYECSQ, from the coding sequence ATGAATAGATTAAACGATGCTAATAAGGAGCTAGCCAGTCGTTTAAAAGAGCTAGTGAATATAAATTACGATTATCGAAAACGGGTAACTCTATTAAATCAGCTCGATATTAAACACACTAAGGAATTAGTTAATGCGAAAAAGGAAATTGATGGGTTGCGTATTTTGGCTGATCGTAATCCTAAGCGAATGAATATCAGAGCAGAGTGCCCCTCCCGTATCATCACAAAATTCACCTCCAGCATGGATGATGCAATGCCCACGAGACCTACTGACACTGCTCTCCGAAATTATTGGCTATTTAGAGAAAGAATTGCCAAGTCTGAAAGAATGATTAAGGGATTGCAGGAATATATAAGATATGAGTGTTCACAATAA
- a CDS encoding DUF6979 family protein, whose product MGNYGKAAVQTVLNYDNKVDLREQWMNAISKETTSKSSINKGCPKSAFLGLCELGLVKSIPPNDYKAGADNKRHAKELLALAIENPNITATECFRLYQKSNNDLPKNHNGQADVVISLLEANLIK is encoded by the coding sequence ATGGGAAACTATGGTAAAGCAGCAGTACAGACTGTATTGAATTACGATAATAAAGTAGATTTGCGTGAACAATGGATGAATGCAATATCAAAAGAAACAACTAGCAAATCATCAATTAATAAAGGATGTCCTAAAAGTGCATTTCTTGGTTTATGTGAGCTTGGTTTAGTGAAAAGCATCCCACCAAATGATTATAAAGCGGGCGCCGATAATAAACGCCATGCAAAAGAACTTTTAGCATTAGCAATAGAGAATCCAAACATAACAGCTACCGAGTGTTTTCGACTATATCAAAAAAGTAATAATGATTTACCTAAAAATCATAATGGGCAAGCCGATGTAGTTATTAGCCTTTTAGAAGCAAATCTTATTAAATAA
- the tnpA gene encoding IS200/IS605 family transposase has protein sequence MGIKAQSSAHTKWLCKYHIVFLPKYRRKVTFNNIRSSIGEILRDLCKYKGVEIIEGHLMPDHVHILVSIAPKISVSSFMGYLKGKSSLMIFDRHANLKYKFGNRKFWAEGFYVTTVGLNEATIQKYIREQEKSDLISDKLSSK, from the coding sequence ATGGGCATTAAAGCACAAAGCTCAGCACATACAAAGTGGCTGTGTAAATACCATATCGTCTTTTTGCCGAAATATAGACGGAAAGTAACTTTTAATAATATTCGTTCAAGTATAGGTGAGATCCTGAGAGACCTTTGTAAGTATAAAGGTGTGGAAATAATCGAAGGTCACCTCATGCCAGATCATGTACATATATTAGTGAGTATTGCACCGAAGATAAGTGTTTCAAGCTTTATGGGATATCTGAAGGGTAAAAGCTCGCTAATGATCTTTGATAGACATGCCAATCTAAAATATAAATTTGGCAACAGAAAGTTTTGGGCTGAAGGGTTCTATGTCACGACAGTGGGGCTAAACGAAGCCACAATTCAGAAGTATATCAGAGAGCAAGAAAAGTCGGATTTAATTTCGGATAAATTGAGTAGTAAATAA